In Paraburkholderia caballeronis, the following proteins share a genomic window:
- a CDS encoding SDR family oxidoreductase, with protein MSRLHGKRTLITGGTSGIGLETARQFLAGGARVVVTGNHPDSIERARAELGSDVLVLRADSADVGAQQRLAQAVADHYGQLDVAFVNAGVSVWVPVEEWTEAMFDRSFGINVKGPYFLLQALLPVFANPASVVLNTSINAHVGAARSSVYAATKAALLSLSKTLSGELLGRGIRVNAVSPGPVDTPLYDKLGIPDAYREQVNRDIVATIPSGRFGTPEEVAKAVVYLASDESKWTVGSEIVVDGGRMLNG; from the coding sequence ATGTCCCGTCTACACGGAAAACGCACGCTGATCACCGGCGGCACCAGCGGTATCGGCCTCGAAACGGCCCGGCAGTTTCTCGCCGGGGGAGCGCGCGTCGTCGTCACCGGCAACCATCCGGACAGCATCGAGCGCGCGCGGGCCGAACTCGGCAGCGACGTGCTGGTGCTGCGCGCCGATTCCGCGGACGTCGGCGCGCAGCAGCGACTCGCGCAGGCCGTCGCCGATCACTACGGCCAGCTCGACGTCGCGTTCGTCAATGCGGGCGTGTCGGTCTGGGTGCCGGTCGAGGAGTGGACGGAAGCGATGTTCGACCGCTCGTTCGGCATCAACGTGAAGGGGCCGTATTTTCTGCTCCAGGCGCTGCTGCCGGTGTTCGCGAATCCGGCTTCGGTGGTGCTCAACACGTCCATCAATGCGCACGTCGGCGCGGCGCGCTCGTCGGTCTATGCGGCGACCAAGGCGGCGCTGCTGAGCCTGTCGAAGACGCTCTCCGGCGAACTGCTCGGCCGCGGCATCCGCGTCAACGCCGTCAGTCCCGGCCCGGTCGATACGCCGCTGTACGACAAGCTTGGCATTCCGGACGCATATCGCGAGCAGGTGAACCGCGACATCGTCGCGACCATTCCGTCCGGGCGCTTCGGCACGCCGGAAGAAGTCGCGAAGGCGGTGGTGTATCTCGCGTCCGACGAGTCGAAGTGGACGGTCGGGTCCGAGATCGTCGTCGATGGCGGCCGCATGCTGAACGGTTGA